Proteins from a single region of Carassius gibelio isolate Cgi1373 ecotype wild population from Czech Republic chromosome B15, carGib1.2-hapl.c, whole genome shotgun sequence:
- the LOC127972899 gene encoding uncharacterized protein LOC127972899 isoform X4, translating to MILRSTNCFNEEAHNQSKGLCIKTQYLLSTTPKRFLQFTTHQTSFSNMTLHPMNCFYEEAHNQSKGLCIKTQYLLSTTPKRFLQFTTHQTSFSNMTLHPMNCFYEEAHNQSKGLCIKTQYLLSTTPKRFLQFTTHQTSFSAMILHPMNFFYEEAHNQSKGLCIKTQYLLSTTPKRYLQFTTHQTSFSNMTLHPMNCFYEEAHNQSKGLCMKTQYLRSTSPKRFLQFTTHQTSFSAMILHPMNCFYEEAHNQSKGLCIKTQYLLSTTPKRFLQFTTHQTSFSNMTLHPMNCFYEEAHNQSKGLCMKTQYLRSTSPKRFLQFTTHQTSFSAMILHPMNFFYEEAHNQSKGLCIKTQYLLSTTPKRFLQFTTHQTSFSAMILHPMNCFYEEAHNQSKVNTKSLFKYLQKMSRQNSKPMQAVNSQRYHKCITTKVTQFYMKCWMDGLYYIWPMYSKLRCQPKEDGLPLLSLVPPKVSPYTSLLMILFTNLGSFSLPLLPSGLLTGVLRHNIFNVNCL from the exons atgattctCCGCTCCACAAACTGTTTtaatgaagaggcacacaaccaatcaaaag gtttgtgcatcaaaacccaatatctcctgtccactactcccaaaag atttctgcaatttacTACACATCAAACTTCCTTCTCCAATATGACTCTCCaccccatgaactgtttttatgaagaggcacacaaccaatcaaaag gtttgtgcatcaaaacccaatatctcctgtccactactcccaaaag atttctgcaatttacTACACATCAAACTTCCTTCTCCAATATGACTCTCCaccccatgaactgtttttatgaagaggcacacaaccaatcaaaag gtttgtgcatcaaaacccaatatctcctgtccactactcccaaaag atttctgcaatttacTACACATCAAACTTCCTTCTCCGCTATGATTCTCCACCCCATGAActttttttatgaagaggcacacaaccaatcaaaag gtttgtgcatcaaaacccaatatctcctgtccactactcccaaaag atATCTGCAATTTACTACACATCAAACTTCCTTCTCCAATATGACTCTCCaccccatgaactgtttttatgaagaggcacacaaccaatcaaaag gtttgtgcatgaaaacccaATATCTACGGTCCACTTCTCCAAAAAG atttctgcaatttacTACACATCAAACTTCCTTCTCCGCTATGATTCTCCaccccatgaactgtttttatgaagaggcacacaaccaatcaaaag gtttgtgcatcaaaacccaatatctcctgtccactactcccaaaag atttctgcaatttacTACACATCAAACTTCCTTCTCCAATATGACTCTCCaccccatgaactgtttttatgaagaggcacacaaccaatcaaaag gtttgtgcatgaaaacccaATATCTACGGTCCACTTCTCCAAAAAG atttctgcaatttacTACACATCAAACTTCCTTCTCCGCTATGATTCTCCACCCCATGAActttttttatgaagaggcacacaaccaatcaaaag gtttgtgcatcaaaacccaatatctcctgtccactactcccaaaag atttctgcaatttacTACACATCAAACTTCCTTCTCCGCTATGATTCTCCaccccatgaactgtttttatgaagaggcacacaaccaatcaaaag TGAATACAAAATCATTGTTCAAGTATCTTCAGAAAATGTCCCGGCAAAACTCTAAACCGATGCAGGCAGTCAATAGTCAAAGATATCACAAATGCATAACCACAAAAGTAACACAATTCTATATGAAATGTTGGATGGATGGCTTGTATTATATTTGGCCTATGTACAGCAAACTTAGATGCCAGCCAAAGGAGGATGGCTTGCCCCTGCTGAGTCTGGTTCCTCCCAAGGTTTCTCCCTATACCTCTCTGCTGATGATCCTCTTCACTAATTTAGGGAGTttttccttgccactgttgccttcTGGCTTGCTCACTGGGGTTTTAAGGCACAAtattttcaatgtaaattgtTTGTAA
- the LOC127972899 gene encoding uncharacterized protein LOC127972899 isoform X5 translates to MILHPMNCFYEEAHNQSKGLCIKTQYLLSTTPKRFLQFTTHQTSFSNMTLHPMNCFYEEAHNQSKGLCMKTQYLRSTSPKRFLQFTTHQTSFSNMTLHPMNCFYEEAHNQSKGLCIKTQYLLSTTPKRFLQFTTHQTSFSAMILHPMNFFYEEAHNQSKGLCIKTQYLLSTTPKRYLQFTTHQTSFSNMTLHPMNCFYEEAHNQSKGLCMKTQYLRSTSPKRFLQFTTHQTSFSAMILHPMNCFYEEAHNQSKGLCIKTQYLLSTTPKRFLQFTTHQTSFSNMTLHPMNCFYEEAHNQSKGLCMKTQYLRSTSPKRFLQFTTHQTSFSAMILHPMNFFYEEAHNQSKGLCIKTQYLLSTTPKRFLQFTTHQTSFSAMILHPMNCFYEEAHNQSKVNTKSLFKYLQKMSRQNSKPMQAVNSQRYHKCITTKVTQFYMKCWMDGLYYIWPMYSKLRCQPKEDGLPLLSLVPPKVSPYTSLLMILFTNLGSFSLPLLPSGLLTGVLRHNIFNVNCL, encoded by the exons ATGATTCTCCaccccatgaactgtttttatgaagaggcacacaaccaatcaaaag gtttgtgcatcaaaacccaatatctcctgtccactactcccaaaag atttctgcaatttacTACACATCAAACTTCCTTCTCCAATATGACTCTCCaccccatgaactgtttttatgaagaggcacacaaccaatcaaaag gtttgtgcatgaaaacccaATATCTACGGTCCACTTCTCCAAAAAG atttctgcaatttacTACACATCAAACTTCCTTCTCCAATATGACTCTCCaccccatgaactgtttttatgaagaggcacacaaccaatcaaaag gtttgtgcatcaaaacccaatatctcctgtccactactcccaaaag atttctgcaatttacTACACATCAAACTTCCTTCTCCGCTATGATTCTCCACCCCATGAActttttttatgaagaggcacacaaccaatcaaaag gtttgtgcatcaaaacccaatatctcctgtccactactcccaaaag atATCTGCAATTTACTACACATCAAACTTCCTTCTCCAATATGACTCTCCaccccatgaactgtttttatgaagaggcacacaaccaatcaaaag gtttgtgcatgaaaacccaATATCTACGGTCCACTTCTCCAAAAAG atttctgcaatttacTACACATCAAACTTCCTTCTCCGCTATGATTCTCCaccccatgaactgtttttatgaagaggcacacaaccaatcaaaag gtttgtgcatcaaaacccaatatctcctgtccactactcccaaaag atttctgcaatttacTACACATCAAACTTCCTTCTCCAATATGACTCTCCaccccatgaactgtttttatgaagaggcacacaaccaatcaaaag gtttgtgcatgaaaacccaATATCTACGGTCCACTTCTCCAAAAAG atttctgcaatttacTACACATCAAACTTCCTTCTCCGCTATGATTCTCCACCCCATGAActttttttatgaagaggcacacaaccaatcaaaag gtttgtgcatcaaaacccaatatctcctgtccactactcccaaaag atttctgcaatttacTACACATCAAACTTCCTTCTCCGCTATGATTCTCCaccccatgaactgtttttatgaagaggcacacaaccaatcaaaag TGAATACAAAATCATTGTTCAAGTATCTTCAGAAAATGTCCCGGCAAAACTCTAAACCGATGCAGGCAGTCAATAGTCAAAGATATCACAAATGCATAACCACAAAAGTAACACAATTCTATATGAAATGTTGGATGGATGGCTTGTATTATATTTGGCCTATGTACAGCAAACTTAGATGCCAGCCAAAGGAGGATGGCTTGCCCCTGCTGAGTCTGGTTCCTCCCAAGGTTTCTCCCTATACCTCTCTGCTGATGATCCTCTTCACTAATTTAGGGAGTttttccttgccactgttgccttcTGGCTTGCTCACTGGGGTTTTAAGGCACAAtattttcaatgtaaattgtTTGTAA
- the LOC127972899 gene encoding uncharacterized protein LOC127972899 isoform X27, whose product MNCFYEEAHNQSKGLCIKTQYLLSTTPKRFLQFTTHQTSFSNMTLHPMNCFYEEAHNQSKGLCIKTQYLLSTTPKRFLQFTTHQTSFSAMILHPMNFFYEEAHNQSKGLCIKTQYLLSTTPKRYLQFTTHQTSFSNMTLHPMNCFYEEAHNQSKGLCMKTQYLRSTSPKRFLQFTTHQTSFSAMILHPMNCFYEEAHNQSKGLCIKTQYLLSTTPKRFLQFTTHQTSFSNMTLHPMNCFYEEAHNQSKGLCMKTQYLRSTSPKRFLQFTTHQTSFSAMILHPMNFFYEEAHNQSKGLCIKTQYLLSTTPKRFLQFTTHQTSFSAMILHPMNCFYEEAHNQSKVNTKSLFKYLQKMSRQNSKPMQAVNSQRYHKCITTKVTQFYMKCWMDGLYYIWPMYSKLRCQPKEDGLPLLSLVPPKVSPYTSLLMILFTNLGSFSLPLLPSGLLTGVLRHNIFNVNCL is encoded by the exons atgaactgtttttatgaagaggcacacaaccaatcaaaag gtttgtgcatcaaaacccaatatctcctgtccactactcccaaaag atttctgcaatttacTACACATCAAACTTCCTTCTCCAATATGACTCTCCaccccatgaactgtttttatgaagaggcacacaaccaatcaaaag gtttgtgcatcaaaacccaatatctcctgtccactactcccaaaag atttctgcaatttacTACACATCAAACTTCCTTCTCCGCTATGATTCTCCACCCCATGAActttttttatgaagaggcacacaaccaatcaaaag gtttgtgcatcaaaacccaatatctcctgtccactactcccaaaag atATCTGCAATTTACTACACATCAAACTTCCTTCTCCAATATGACTCTCCaccccatgaactgtttttatgaagaggcacacaaccaatcaaaag gtttgtgcatgaaaacccaATATCTACGGTCCACTTCTCCAAAAAG atttctgcaatttacTACACATCAAACTTCCTTCTCCGCTATGATTCTCCaccccatgaactgtttttatgaagaggcacacaaccaatcaaaag gtttgtgcatcaaaacccaatatctcctgtccactactcccaaaag atttctgcaatttacTACACATCAAACTTCCTTCTCCAATATGACTCTCCaccccatgaactgtttttatgaagaggcacacaaccaatcaaaag gtttgtgcatgaaaacccaATATCTACGGTCCACTTCTCCAAAAAG atttctgcaatttacTACACATCAAACTTCCTTCTCCGCTATGATTCTCCACCCCATGAActttttttatgaagaggcacacaaccaatcaaaag gtttgtgcatcaaaacccaatatctcctgtccactactcccaaaag atttctgcaatttacTACACATCAAACTTCCTTCTCCGCTATGATTCTCCaccccatgaactgtttttatgaagaggcacacaaccaatcaaaag TGAATACAAAATCATTGTTCAAGTATCTTCAGAAAATGTCCCGGCAAAACTCTAAACCGATGCAGGCAGTCAATAGTCAAAGATATCACAAATGCATAACCACAAAAGTAACACAATTCTATATGAAATGTTGGATGGATGGCTTGTATTATATTTGGCCTATGTACAGCAAACTTAGATGCCAGCCAAAGGAGGATGGCTTGCCCCTGCTGAGTCTGGTTCCTCCCAAGGTTTCTCCCTATACCTCTCTGCTGATGATCCTCTTCACTAATTTAGGGAGTttttccttgccactgttgccttcTGGCTTGCTCACTGGGGTTTTAAGGCACAAtattttcaatgtaaattgtTTGTAA
- the LOC127972899 gene encoding uncharacterized protein LOC127972899 isoform X19, giving the protein MILHPMNCFYEEAHNQSKGLCIKTQYLLSTTPKRFLQFTTHQTSFSNMTLHPMNCFYEEAHNQSKGLCIKTQYLLSTTPKRFLQFTTHQTSFSNMTLHPMNCFYEEAHNQSKGLCIKTQYLLSTTPKRFLQFTTHQTSFSAMILHPMNFFYEEAHNQSKGLCIKTQYLLSTTPKRYLQFTTHQTSFSNMTLHPMNCFYEEAHNQSKGLCMKTQYLRSTSPKRFLQFTTHQTSFSNMTLHPMNCFYEEAHNQSKGLCIKTQYLLSTTPKRFLQFTTHQTSFSAMILHPMNFFYEEAHNQSKGLCIKTQYLLSTTPKRFLQFTTHQTSFSAMILHPMNCFYEEAHNQSKVNTKSLFKYLQKMSRQNSKPMQAVNSQRYHKCITTKVTQFYMKCWMDGLYYIWPMYSKLRCQPKEDGLPLLSLVPPKVSPYTSLLMILFTNLGSFSLPLLPSGLLTGVLRHNIFNVNCL; this is encoded by the exons ATGATTCTCCaccccatgaactgtttttatgaagaggcacacaaccaatcaaaag gtttgtgcatcaaaacccaatatctcctgtccactactcccaaaag atttctgcaatttacTACACATCAAACTTCCTTCTCCAATATGACTCTCCaccccatgaactgtttttatgaagaggcacacaaccaatcaaaag gtttgtgcatcaaaacccaatatctcctgtccactactcccaaaag atttctgcaatttacTACACATCAAACTTCCTTCTCCAATATGACTCTCCaccccatgaactgtttttatgaagaggcacacaaccaatcaaaag gtttgtgcatcaaaacccaatatctcctgtccactactcccaaaag atttctgcaatttacTACACATCAAACTTCCTTCTCCGCTATGATTCTCCACCCCATGAActttttttatgaagaggcacacaaccaatcaaaag gtttgtgcatcaaaacccaatatctcctgtccactactcccaaaag atATCTGCAATTTACTACACATCAAACTTCCTTCTCCAATATGACTCTCCaccccatgaactgtttttatgaagaggcacacaaccaatcaaaag gtttgtgcatgaaaacccaATATCTACGGTCCACTTCTCCAAAAAG atttctgcaatttacTACACATCAAACTTCCTTCTCCAATATGACTCTCCaccccatgaactgtttttatgaagaggcacacaaccaatcaaaag gtttgtgcatcaaaacccaatatctcctgtccactactcccaaaag atttctgcaatttacTACACATCAAACTTCCTTCTCCGCTATGATTCTCCACCCCATGAActttttttatgaagaggcacacaaccaatcaaaag gtttgtgcatcaaaacccaatatctcctgtccactactcccaaaag atttctgcaatttacTACACATCAAACTTCCTTCTCCGCTATGATTCTCCaccccatgaactgtttttatgaagaggcacacaaccaatcaaaag TGAATACAAAATCATTGTTCAAGTATCTTCAGAAAATGTCCCGGCAAAACTCTAAACCGATGCAGGCAGTCAATAGTCAAAGATATCACAAATGCATAACCACAAAAGTAACACAATTCTATATGAAATGTTGGATGGATGGCTTGTATTATATTTGGCCTATGTACAGCAAACTTAGATGCCAGCCAAAGGAGGATGGCTTGCCCCTGCTGAGTCTGGTTCCTCCCAAGGTTTCTCCCTATACCTCTCTGCTGATGATCCTCTTCACTAATTTAGGGAGTttttccttgccactgttgccttcTGGCTTGCTCACTGGGGTTTTAAGGCACAAtattttcaatgtaaattgtTTGTAA
- the LOC127972899 gene encoding uncharacterized protein LOC127972899 isoform X26, with amino-acid sequence MILHPMNCFYEEAHNQSKGLCMKTQYLRSTSPKRFLQFTTHQTSFSNMTLHPMNCFYEEAHNQSKGLCIKTQYLLSTTPKRFLQFTTHQTSFSAMILHPMNFFYEEAHNQSKGLCIKTQYLLSTTPKRYLQFTTHQTSFSNMTLHPMNCFYEEAHNQSKGLCMKTQYLRSTSPKRFLQFTTHQTSFSAMILHPMNCFYEEAHNQSKGLCIKTQYLLSTTPKRFLQFTTHQTSFSNMTLHPMNCFYEEAHNQSKGLCMKTQYLRSTSPKRFLQFTTHQTSFSAMILHPMNFFYEEAHNQSKGLCIKTQYLLSTTPKRFLQFTTHQTSFSAMILHPMNCFYEEAHNQSKVNTKSLFKYLQKMSRQNSKPMQAVNSQRYHKCITTKVTQFYMKCWMDGLYYIWPMYSKLRCQPKEDGLPLLSLVPPKVSPYTSLLMILFTNLGSFSLPLLPSGLLTGVLRHNIFNVNCL; translated from the exons ATGATTCTCCaccccatgaactgtttttatgaagaggcacacaaccaatcaaaag gtttgtgcatgaaaacccaATATCTACGGTCCACTTCTCCAAAAAG atttctgcaatttacTACACATCAAACTTCCTTCTCCAATATGACTCTCCaccccatgaactgtttttatgaagaggcacacaaccaatcaaaag gtttgtgcatcaaaacccaatatctcctgtccactactcccaaaag atttctgcaatttacTACACATCAAACTTCCTTCTCCGCTATGATTCTCCACCCCATGAActttttttatgaagaggcacacaaccaatcaaaag gtttgtgcatcaaaacccaatatctcctgtccactactcccaaaag atATCTGCAATTTACTACACATCAAACTTCCTTCTCCAATATGACTCTCCaccccatgaactgtttttatgaagaggcacacaaccaatcaaaag gtttgtgcatgaaaacccaATATCTACGGTCCACTTCTCCAAAAAG atttctgcaatttacTACACATCAAACTTCCTTCTCCGCTATGATTCTCCaccccatgaactgtttttatgaagaggcacacaaccaatcaaaag gtttgtgcatcaaaacccaatatctcctgtccactactcccaaaag atttctgcaatttacTACACATCAAACTTCCTTCTCCAATATGACTCTCCaccccatgaactgtttttatgaagaggcacacaaccaatcaaaag gtttgtgcatgaaaacccaATATCTACGGTCCACTTCTCCAAAAAG atttctgcaatttacTACACATCAAACTTCCTTCTCCGCTATGATTCTCCACCCCATGAActttttttatgaagaggcacacaaccaatcaaaag gtttgtgcatcaaaacccaatatctcctgtccactactcccaaaag atttctgcaatttacTACACATCAAACTTCCTTCTCCGCTATGATTCTCCaccccatgaactgtttttatgaagaggcacacaaccaatcaaaag TGAATACAAAATCATTGTTCAAGTATCTTCAGAAAATGTCCCGGCAAAACTCTAAACCGATGCAGGCAGTCAATAGTCAAAGATATCACAAATGCATAACCACAAAAGTAACACAATTCTATATGAAATGTTGGATGGATGGCTTGTATTATATTTGGCCTATGTACAGCAAACTTAGATGCCAGCCAAAGGAGGATGGCTTGCCCCTGCTGAGTCTGGTTCCTCCCAAGGTTTCTCCCTATACCTCTCTGCTGATGATCCTCTTCACTAATTTAGGGAGTttttccttgccactgttgccttcTGGCTTGCTCACTGGGGTTTTAAGGCACAAtattttcaatgtaaattgtTTGTAA
- the LOC127972899 gene encoding uncharacterized protein LOC127972899 isoform X12, with the protein MILHPMNCFYEEAHNQSKGLCIKTQYLLSTTPKRFLQFTTHQTSFSNMTLHPMNCFYEEAHNQSKGLCIKTQYLLSTTPKRFLQFTTHQTSFSNMTLHPMNCFYEEAHNQSKGLCIKTQYLLSTTPKRFLQFTTHQTSFSAMILHPMNFFYEEAHNQSKGLCIKTQYLLSTTPKRYLQFTTHQTSFSNMTLHPMNCFYEEAHNQSKGLCMKTQYLRSTSPKRFLQFTTHQTSFSAMILHPMNCFYEEAHNQSKGLCIKTQYLLSTTPKRFLQFTTHQTSFSNMTLHPMNCFYEEAHNQSKGLCMKTQYLRSTSPKRFLQFTTHQTSFSAMILHPMNCFYEEAHNQSKVNTKSLFKYLQKMSRQNSKPMQAVNSQRYHKCITTKVTQFYMKCWMDGLYYIWPMYSKLRCQPKEDGLPLLSLVPPKVSPYTSLLMILFTNLGSFSLPLLPSGLLTGVLRHNIFNVNCL; encoded by the exons ATGATTCTCCaccccatgaactgtttttatgaagaggcacacaaccaatcaaaag gtttgtgcatcaaaacccaatatctcctgtccactactcccaaaag atttctgcaatttacTACACATCAAACTTCCTTCTCCAATATGACTCTCCaccccatgaactgtttttatgaagaggcacacaaccaatcaaaag gtttgtgcatcaaaacccaatatctcctgtccactactcccaaaag atttctgcaatttacTACACATCAAACTTCCTTCTCCAATATGACTCTCCaccccatgaactgtttttatgaagaggcacacaaccaatcaaaag gtttgtgcatcaaaacccaatatctcctgtccactactcccaaaag atttctgcaatttacTACACATCAAACTTCCTTCTCCGCTATGATTCTCCACCCCATGAActttttttatgaagaggcacacaaccaatcaaaag gtttgtgcatcaaaacccaatatctcctgtccactactcccaaaag atATCTGCAATTTACTACACATCAAACTTCCTTCTCCAATATGACTCTCCaccccatgaactgtttttatgaagaggcacacaaccaatcaaaag gtttgtgcatgaaaacccaATATCTACGGTCCACTTCTCCAAAAAG atttctgcaatttacTACACATCAAACTTCCTTCTCCGCTATGATTCTCCaccccatgaactgtttttatgaagaggcacacaaccaatcaaaag gtttgtgcatcaaaacccaatatctcctgtccactactcccaaaag atttctgcaatttacTACACATCAAACTTCCTTCTCCAATATGACTCTCCaccccatgaactgtttttatgaagaggcacacaaccaatcaaaag gtttgtgcatgaaaacccaATATCTACGGTCCACTTCTCCAAAAAG atttctgcaatttacTACACATCAAACTTCCTTCTCCGCTATGATTCTCCaccccatgaactgtttttatgaagaggcacacaaccaatcaaaag TGAATACAAAATCATTGTTCAAGTATCTTCAGAAAATGTCCCGGCAAAACTCTAAACCGATGCAGGCAGTCAATAGTCAAAGATATCACAAATGCATAACCACAAAAGTAACACAATTCTATATGAAATGTTGGATGGATGGCTTGTATTATATTTGGCCTATGTACAGCAAACTTAGATGCCAGCCAAAGGAGGATGGCTTGCCCCTGCTGAGTCTGGTTCCTCCCAAGGTTTCTCCCTATACCTCTCTGCTGATGATCCTCTTCACTAATTTAGGGAGTttttccttgccactgttgccttcTGGCTTGCTCACTGGGGTTTTAAGGCACAAtattttcaatgtaaattgtTTGTAA
- the LOC127972899 gene encoding uncharacterized protein LOC127972899 isoform X18 — MILHPMNCFYEEAHNQSKGLCIKTQYLLSTTPKRFLQFTTHQTSFSNMTLHPMNCFYEEAHNQSKGLCIKTQYLLSTTPKRFLQFTTHQTSFSNMTLHPMNCFYEEAHNQSKGLCIKTQYLLSTTPKRFLQFTTHQTSFSAMILHPMNFFYEEAHNQSKGLCIKTQYLLSTTPKRFLQFTTHQTSFSAMILHPMNCFYEEAHNQSKGLCMKTQYLRSTSPKRFLQFTTHQTSFSNMTLHPMNCFYEEAHNQSKGLCIKTQYLLSTTPKRFLQFTTHQTSFSAMILHPMNFFYEEAHNQSKGLCIKTQYLLSTTPKRFLQFTTHQTSFSAMILHPMNCFYEEAHNQSKVNTKSLFKYLQKMSRQNSKPMQAVNSQRYHKCITTKVTQFYMKCWMDGLYYIWPMYSKLRCQPKEDGLPLLSLVPPKVSPYTSLLMILFTNLGSFSLPLLPSGLLTGVLRHNIFNVNCL; from the exons ATGATTCTCCaccccatgaactgtttttatgaagaggcacacaaccaatcaaaag gtttgtgcatcaaaacccaatatctcctgtccactactcccaaaag atttctgcaatttacTACACATCAAACTTCCTTCTCCAATATGACTCTCCaccccatgaactgtttttatgaagaggcacacaaccaatcaaaag gtttgtgcatcaaaacccaatatctcctgtccactactcccaaaag atttctgcaatttacTACACATCAAACTTCCTTCTCCAATATGACTCTCCaccccatgaactgtttttatgaagaggcacacaaccaatcaaaag gtttgtgcatcaaaacccaatatctcctgtccactactcccaaaag atttctgcaatttacTACACATCAAACTTCCTTCTCCGCTATGATTCTCCACCCCATGAActttttttatgaagaggcacacaaccaatcaaaag gtttgtgcatcaaaacccaatatctcctgtccactactcccaaaag atttctgcaatttacTACACATCAAACTTCCTTCTCCGCTATGATTCTCCaccccatgaactgtttttatgaagaggcacacaaccaatcaaaag gtttgtgcatgaaaacccaATATCTACGGTCCACTTCTCCAAAAAG atttctgcaatttacTACACATCAAACTTCCTTCTCCAATATGACTCTCCaccccatgaactgtttttatgaagaggcacacaaccaatcaaaag gtttgtgcatcaaaacccaatatctcctgtccactactcccaaaag atttctgcaatttacTACACATCAAACTTCCTTCTCCGCTATGATTCTCCACCCCATGAActttttttatgaagaggcacacaaccaatcaaaag gtttgtgcatcaaaacccaatatctcctgtccactactcccaaaag atttctgcaatttacTACACATCAAACTTCCTTCTCCGCTATGATTCTCCaccccatgaactgtttttatgaagaggcacacaaccaatcaaaag TGAATACAAAATCATTGTTCAAGTATCTTCAGAAAATGTCCCGGCAAAACTCTAAACCGATGCAGGCAGTCAATAGTCAAAGATATCACAAATGCATAACCACAAAAGTAACACAATTCTATATGAAATGTTGGATGGATGGCTTGTATTATATTTGGCCTATGTACAGCAAACTTAGATGCCAGCCAAAGGAGGATGGCTTGCCCCTGCTGAGTCTGGTTCCTCCCAAGGTTTCTCCCTATACCTCTCTGCTGATGATCCTCTTCACTAATTTAGGGAGTttttccttgccactgttgccttcTGGCTTGCTCACTGGGGTTTTAAGGCACAAtattttcaatgtaaattgtTTGTAA